From a single Vanacampus margaritifer isolate UIUO_Vmar chromosome 15, RoL_Vmar_1.0, whole genome shotgun sequence genomic region:
- the gphb5 gene encoding glycoprotein hormone beta-5 — protein MRIFPPLLLLLLLLGQRAAAMRVAAETTALHGFRGCAVREFTFVAQKPGCKGLRVTTEACWGRCHTWERPVLDPPYIHRHHRVCTYALTRYASARLPGCQPGISPLYHYPVAVHCHCAVCTTLDSECESF, from the exons ATGCGCATCTTTCctccgctgctgctgctgctgctcctgctCGGCCAGCGCGCGGCTGCGATGCGCGTCGCCGCCGAAACGACGGCACTGCACGGCTTTCGCGGCTGCGCAGTGCGAGAGTTCACCTTTGTGGCCCAGAAGCCGGGGTGCAAGGGGCTGCGGGTAACCACGGAGGCCTGCTGGGGGCGCTGTCACACCTGGGAG AGGCCAGTGCTGGACCCCCCCTACATCCACCGGCATCACCGCGTGTGCACGTACGCACTGACCCGCTATGCTAGCGCGCGGCTGCCCGGCTGCCAGCCCGGCATCTCGCCTCTTTACCACTACCCGGTGGCCGTGCACTGCCACTGCGCCGTGTGCACAACCCTGGACAGCGAGTGTGAGAGCTTCTGA
- the ppp2r5b gene encoding serine/threonine-protein phosphatase 2A 56 kDa regulatory subunit beta isoform: MDTTTMLPPSSPSSPTSSFSVPSAEKVDGFVRRSIRRARRRRSPSSSNFHCQSAVVELMPLPLLKDASAAEFHDLFCKKLQQCCVTFDFLDCVAHLNGKEIKRAALNELVENVATSKGVLIEPLYPEAIKMISENIFRCLPPCENPKFDPEEDDPPQEASWPHLQLVYEFFLSFLESPDFKPAVAKRYVDQKFMFQLLERFDSEDPREREYLKIILHRIYRKLLGLRAYIRKQINYIFLRFIYETEQFNGVTELLEVLGSIINGFAEPLKAEHKQFLVRVLIPLHKATSLSVFHAPLIYCIVQFIKKEAACTEHIIRGLLKYWPKTCTRKEVIILSEVEQILDVIEPSQFVQVQEPLFEKIAACIASPHFQVVERACYFWKNQHIMSLICLNCHVILPLVFSNLYTFSKDQWNQPIVSLVFDILKTFMKMNSDLFLQLANSYKAEKQKVTKRETEHAELWRHLDELAGAKRGEEADPPSPTQ; the protein is encoded by the exons ATGGACACCACCACCATGCTCCCCCCGTCCAGCCCGTCCTCACCCACCAGCAGCTTCTCGGTGCCGTCCGCGGAGAAGGTGGACGGCTTCGTGCGACGCTCCATCCGCAGGGCGCGCCGTAGGAGGTCCCCCAGCTCGTCAAACTTCCACTGCCAGAGCGCTGTGGTGGAGCTAATGCCCCTGCCTCTTCTCAAAG ACGCCTCCGCCGCTGAGTTCCACGACCTCTTCTGCAAGAAGCTGCAGCAGTGCTGCGTGACCTTCGACTTCCTGGACTGCGTGGCCCACCTGAACGGGAAGGAGATCAAGCGGGCGGCGCTCAACGAGCTGGTGGAGAACGTGGCCACCAGCAAAGGGGTCCTGATCGAGCCCCTCTACCCGGAGGCCATTAAGATG ATCTCAGAGAACATCTTCCGATGCCTCCCGCCGTGCGAGAACCCCAAGTTTGACCCGGAAGAGGACGATCCCCCGCAGGAGGCTTCCTGGCCGCATCTTCAG CTGGTGTACGAGTTCTTCCTGAGTTTCCTGGAAAGTCCCGATTTCAAGCCCGCCGTGGCCAAGCGCTACGTGGACCAGAAATTCATGTTCCAG CTCCTAGAACGTTTTGACAGCGAGGACCCCAGAGAGAGGGAATACCTCAAGATCATTTTGCACCGCATTTACAGAAAACTACTTGGCCTCCGAGCCTATATCCGCAAGCAGATAAATTACATCTTCCTCAG GTTCATCTATGAGACAGAGCAATTTAATGGCGTCACGGAGCTGCTGGAAGTCCTCGGCAG CATCATCAACGGCTTTGCTGAGCCCCTGAAGGCCGAACACAAGCAGTTCCTGGTGCGGGTCCTCATCCCGCTGCACAAGGCGACGTCTCTGTCCGTCTTCCACGCGCCG CTGATCTACTGTATCGTGCAGTTCATTAAGAAAGAGGCCGCTTGCACCGAACAT attaTCAGAGGCTTGCTCAAATACTGGCCCAAGACGTGCACGCGGAAGGAGGTGATCATCCTGAGCGAGGTGGAGCAGATACTGGATGTCATCGAGCCGTCTCAGTTCGTCCAGGTCCAGGAGCCGCTCTTCGAGAAGATCGCCGCTTGCATCGCCAGTCCTCACTTCCAG GTGGTGGAGCGAGCTTGTTACTTTTGGAAGAACCAACACATCATGAGTCTGATCTGTCTGAACTGCCACGTTATCCTCCCGCTGGTTTTCTCGAACCTGTACACGTTCTCCAAGGACCAATGGAACCA acccATCGTGTCTCTCGTCTTTGACATACTGAAGACCTTCATGAAAATGAACAGCGATCTGTTTTTACAACTTGCGAATTCCTACAAAGCGGAAAAACAGAA GGTCACGAAGCGGGAGACGGAGCACGCCGAGCTGTGGCGACACCTGGACGAACTCGCGGGAGCCAAGCGTGGCGAGGAAGCGGACCCGCCGAGCCCCACGCAATGA